actaaaaaaaataaaaaaaaattaaaaaaaataaaaaaaaaattctattttttttgaaaaatacgtgaaatattctaaatagaatattacactgtacatattctaaaaataattttaaaatgcaaaataaatggaaaaatcaaaaaaaaaaaaatttaaatattattttcggaacatgaattaactaaaaaaaaataaaaaaaaataaaaaataaataaacaaatgcgtctcacggtctcacaaaatataagtggtctcaaatgaacctaaccctatatatatatatatatatatatatatatatatatatatatatatatatatatatatatatatataaaagtagatTAATATTATAGATACAAAAACGATATGTTTCCCTCGGATATCTCATGAGATGACAAAATGAGAAATAATAATTGTGATGAGGAGCTAGAGATGTCAAAGGGGAGGAAGAAGTGTTTAGGGATTTTGGTAGTGTTGGAAGAAAGGAATGGGGTGGGGTgggtgtctttttttttttttttttttttaataattgttttttttaaaagaaattaaaatgtcAATGTGGCTAAAGCTCTATTCATGTAAGATTTGAAAAGCATACGGACCAAttgcataaaaaaaaattaaaatagacTAAACTTGTAACTTTTGCTAAATCATAAggaccatttatataattttgtATTTCAAAAATAGATATAgagtttttatttaataaatatttggtggaaaaaaaaaaaaacacatgaaATCCGGAATAGCTTGCTTGTTCACGAGTCGATCGTTATTTTATTTCGGTAAAatgtaaaaaactaaaaataatagGTCAAATAGATTTATTCTTAAACAAAATATGGTCATTTTTGTAATTTCCTCCTTCGTGTAGCGTGATTTGTTTTCAACACAACTAAAACATTTTTATTATCTATTCAAGATTTCAGACAGACGTGCTCCCTCCCAGTCACATGAATCCCTCTTTGATCTAAAGCACAGAAACAATCAAACCCCCATCGGATCTAACAAGGTGAACTACCGAAGAAACAACAAGTAAACTTTACTGCTGCGATTTTCTTTTTTATTGTTCCTCGTCATAATATTGTTATATTGCATTCTATCAATCCGTAGTGGCATCCAGATCCATCTAATCATTTGATCTCTGTGGGTTTATGTATTTTATTATGTGAATTCCGTTTATTGATTGTGAATAATCAAAATTTAGGTCTCCGTGTTTTAATCTTGATTTTTCTATGATCGGATCAATCAATCAGTGTTCAGTGTCGTATTCCAAAAATTAGATCAAACTGTCGATGTAAATCTAAATCATCGAATTATCGTATATAAAAGTCACTCTCATGGTCTTGTTCTCTCTCTGGAATCAGTTTTCGCTTTTTGTTTATCTGATTGATCAGTCAATCTGCAAATCGCTTAATTTATGTTCCTCGGGCAGTTAAAGGTTAAACCCGTATTTTAGACTAAAAATGGTGTGGCGCAAAATCTATGCATAGTTGTTGTACTCTAGTATCATTAACTGAACCTTGTCAAGTGCCCAATCTTAAACTTTTTCTTTGAAGTAATCTCTTTGCATGTTTTTATGTTTCTTAGTTGAATATGGGAGTTGCACAAAAAAGTAATGGCATGGAGGAGGCAACACTTGAGATTGGAATGGGTAAGCTTGCATTATAATGGCAACATACCTGACTTTTTCTTCAAGTACAATTATTATTATATGCCTTAGATGATGTCTCAACTTTCTAATGTTTCTACAGAATATAGAACTGTCTCTGGAGTTGCTGGACCTCTGGTCATCCTTGATAAAGTGAAGGTTGGTTtctgtgttttttttttatactCATCATTGTTCTCTTTATATTACTAAAATTTCAGTTGAAATTATGATTATTAAACCAATATGAGAGTGTTTATACGGGTAAGCCATGTGATTAAGTGATAGTTGCATTTCTGTTTCTATATTTACAGGGACCAAAGTATCAAGAAATTGTGAATATCCGTTTAGGAGATGGATCAACTAGACGTGgtcaagtcttggaagttgatggagaaaAGGCTGTTGTTCAGGTATGTTGGACTTGACATCGCATCATTTACAATTTATTGTTTTCTTGTTAAATTCCCACTTAATGCATATTTCATTGTTATCTTGAGCAGGtttttgaaggaacatctggaaTTGACAATAAATTCACCACTGTTCAGTTCACTGGGGAGGTACATTAAATCAGTTGTTGATGAAAAAAATgcattttgttctttttattaataaaGTGATTCTGAGATGTGCAGGTTTTGAAAACTCCTGTTTCCATGGATATGCTTGGGCGTATATTTAATGGCTCTGGGAAACCAATTGATAATGGTCCTCCTATTTTGCCAGAGGCCTACCTCGATATTTCtggtaacattttttttttgggggTAAAAATTCCATTGGTGTGTGTAAACTGTAAAGTAAACTAGGGTTGGTTGTTGAATTTATGAACATTTTTATATTGTTTCAGGAAGTTCTATCAATCCTAGCGAGAGAACATATCCAGAAGAAATGATACAGACTGGTATCTCAACAATTGATGTGATGAATTCAATTGCTAGAGGACAAAAGATTCCTCTGTTTTCTGCTGCTGGACTTCCCCACAATGAAATAGCTGCACAAATCTGTCGTCAAGCTGGTTTGGTCAAACGCTTGGAGAAAACACAAAATTTGCTCGAGGTAATACTTACTTGCAAATATTATGAAAaagacatgaataccctcctcatcCTCATCAGCAAAAAATAAAATAGCATTTTCATTCGACATTTGATTCCActgttttggggtgttacaattacAGGGTGGGGGAGAAGAGGACAACTTTGCTATTGTGTTTGCAGCGATGGGAGTGAACATGGAAACTGCACAATTCTTCAAACGTGATTTTGAGGAAAACGGATCAATGGAGAGAGTGACTCTTTTTTTGAACCTGGTAGGTAACTATTTGTTAATTTGTAATCACAGGATaagattgattttttttaattgttttgcaTTTACATTTACATTTACATTTACAGGCGAATGATCCTACGATTGAGCGTATCATTACTCCCCGTATTGCTCTTACCACAGCCGAATATTTGGCGTATGAATGCGGGAAACATGTTCTTGTTATCTTAACTGACATGAGTTCCTATGCTGATGCCCTTCGAGAGGTATTATTTTTGCAATTCATTTAGGTGTTCTTAAAGCATTTAATGACCATTATACCCTTGTTGTGTCTGTCAATTGCAGGTCTCTGCTGCTAGAGAGGAAGTACCTGGTAGGCGAGGGTATCCTGGGTATATGTATACCGATTTGGCAACAATATACGAGCGTGCTGGACGT
The genomic region above belongs to Lactuca sativa cultivar Salinas chromosome 4, Lsat_Salinas_v11, whole genome shotgun sequence and contains:
- the LOC111921562 gene encoding V-type proton ATPase subunit B 2, with the translated sequence MGVAQKSNGMEEATLEIGMEYRTVSGVAGPLVILDKVKGPKYQEIVNIRLGDGSTRRGQVLEVDGEKAVVQVFEGTSGIDNKFTTVQFTGEVLKTPVSMDMLGRIFNGSGKPIDNGPPILPEAYLDISGSSINPSERTYPEEMIQTGISTIDVMNSIARGQKIPLFSAAGLPHNEIAAQICRQAGLVKRLEKTQNLLEGGGEEDNFAIVFAAMGVNMETAQFFKRDFEENGSMERVTLFLNLANDPTIERIITPRIALTTAEYLAYECGKHVLVILTDMSSYADALREVSAAREEVPGRRGYPGYMYTDLATIYERAGRIEGRKGSITQIPILTMPNDDITHPTPDLTGYITEGQIYIDRQLHNRQIYPPINVLPSLSRLMKSAIGEGMTRRDHSDVSNQLYANYAIGKDVQAMKAVVGEEALSSEDLLYLEFLDKFERKFVAQGAYDTRNIFQSLDLAWTLLRIFPRELLHRIPAKTLDAFYSREASN